In Leptospira stimsonii, a single window of DNA contains:
- the gatB gene encoding Asp-tRNA(Asn)/Glu-tRNA(Gln) amidotransferase subunit GatB produces the protein MAEFETVIGLEVHAQLNTESKIFSTSATKFGAPPNSQTNPVCLGLPGALPVLNELALEKAIMAGLAFGCDITLFTKFDRKNYFYPDLPKGYQISQFDKPICTGGGVTFTIKGEESSRYVRLTRIHMEEDAGKLIHSADPNVPQSYVDLNRAGTPLIEIVSEPDMRSSDEAYYYLNSLKSVLKYIRVSDCNMEEGSLRCDANVSIRPKGSDKFGTRVEIKNLNSFKAVKAAIDYEVEWQKEMALEGKTFQQQTKLWDSVANKTVTMRTKEMSHDYRYFPDPDLPVIILQKETIDQVRTKLPELPNERKTRFIEKLGLPKYDAEVLTAEREIADYFEDALKVSGDAKRTSNWVKDEILGIVNKESITISEFSVSAERIGGLVKLIADGKISGKIGKTVFEEMLNSSKDAETIVTEKNLLVVRDDKEIERIVEEAIANNQDAVAKYKSGKDRALGAIVGYVMKISKGKADPELVNQLLLDKLGPLPPKG, from the coding sequence TTGGCAGAATTTGAAACGGTCATTGGACTGGAAGTGCACGCACAACTCAATACGGAATCGAAGATATTCTCGACCAGCGCAACCAAGTTCGGCGCTCCTCCGAACTCGCAGACAAATCCGGTTTGTTTGGGTCTTCCGGGCGCTCTTCCGGTTCTCAACGAGCTGGCCTTGGAAAAAGCGATCATGGCCGGGCTTGCTTTCGGTTGCGATATCACCCTCTTCACAAAATTCGATCGTAAGAATTATTTTTATCCGGATCTTCCCAAAGGTTATCAGATTTCCCAATTTGACAAACCGATCTGTACGGGCGGGGGCGTTACATTCACCATCAAGGGAGAAGAATCTTCGCGTTATGTGCGTTTGACGAGAATTCACATGGAAGAAGACGCAGGAAAATTGATTCACTCTGCGGATCCTAACGTCCCGCAATCTTATGTCGATTTAAACAGAGCCGGAACTCCTCTGATCGAAATCGTTTCCGAGCCGGACATGAGATCCTCGGACGAAGCCTATTATTATCTCAATTCTTTAAAGTCGGTTCTGAAATACATTCGAGTTTCCGATTGCAACATGGAAGAAGGTTCTCTTCGTTGCGACGCGAATGTTTCCATTCGTCCGAAGGGTTCGGATAAATTCGGGACAAGAGTGGAGATCAAGAACCTCAACTCTTTCAAGGCAGTCAAAGCCGCGATCGACTACGAAGTGGAATGGCAGAAAGAAATGGCCTTGGAAGGAAAGACCTTTCAACAGCAGACCAAACTTTGGGACAGCGTTGCAAACAAAACCGTAACGATGAGAACGAAAGAGATGAGTCATGACTATCGTTATTTTCCGGATCCGGATCTTCCCGTCATCATCCTTCAAAAAGAAACGATTGATCAAGTTCGGACGAAACTTCCCGAACTTCCGAACGAAAGAAAAACCCGTTTTATCGAAAAATTAGGACTCCCAAAATACGACGCGGAAGTTCTCACCGCGGAAAGAGAAATCGCGGATTATTTTGAAGACGCTCTGAAAGTTTCAGGAGACGCGAAAAGAACTTCGAACTGGGTCAAAGACGAAATTCTCGGAATCGTAAACAAAGAAAGCATTACAATATCAGAATTTTCTGTTTCTGCGGAAAGGATCGGCGGCCTCGTTAAGCTGATCGCAGACGGAAAAATTTCCGGTAAGATCGGGAAAACGGTCTTCGAAGAAATGTTGAATTCTTCCAAGGACGCGGAGACGATCGTAACCGAAAAAAATCTTCTCGTTGTTCGAGACGACAAGGAAATCGAAAGAATCGTAGAAGAAGCGATTGCAAATAATCAAGACGCGGTCGCAAAATACAAAAGTGGAAAAGACCGTGCGTTAGGCGCCATTGTGGGATATGTGATGAAGATTTCCAAAGGAAAGGCGGATCCTGAATTGGTCAACCAACTCCTCTTGGACAAGCTGGGACCATTGCCACCAAAGGGCTGA
- a CDS encoding toxin-antitoxin system YwqK family antitoxin encodes MNGKISFSGKVFLFFSVLFVLGSCAKEPIPANIPAGAKFEKQYNAYVFTETGRRRIYYDNGKIYQDCEINELGLENGICKFYSKYDDRLLSIGRFENSVRRGEWIWNFDNGNLYIRQNFGKGERKPEVFMNGAEGNEEGSYERFYVNGQVELKGTYSEGYKSNLWQKFFPDGELEYTGYYKNGKKIRTWFYYYPTHKTETIEVFDENGGFLSRTTFLPDGTKNCEMQKGSKTVCATLASAKK; translated from the coding sequence CTGAACGGAAAAATTTCCTTTTCTGGGAAGGTGTTCCTATTCTTCTCCGTACTCTTCGTTTTGGGAAGCTGTGCAAAAGAACCGATTCCCGCGAATATTCCTGCGGGGGCCAAGTTCGAAAAACAATACAACGCCTACGTATTTACAGAAACGGGAAGAAGAAGAATCTACTACGACAACGGAAAAATCTATCAAGATTGTGAAATCAACGAACTGGGTTTGGAAAACGGAATTTGTAAATTCTATTCCAAATACGACGATCGATTGCTTTCCATCGGACGTTTTGAGAATTCGGTACGTCGGGGAGAATGGATTTGGAATTTCGACAATGGGAATCTTTACATTCGGCAGAACTTCGGAAAAGGGGAACGTAAACCGGAAGTTTTTATGAACGGAGCGGAAGGAAATGAAGAAGGCTCCTATGAACGATTTTACGTCAACGGTCAAGTTGAATTGAAGGGAACGTATTCGGAAGGTTATAAAAGCAACCTTTGGCAAAAATTTTTCCCGGATGGAGAATTGGAATATACCGGCTATTATAAGAACGGAAAAAAAATCCGAACTTGGTTTTATTATTACCCAACTCACAAGACGGAAACGATCGAAGTTTTCGACGAGAACGGCGGTTTTCTTTCTAGAACAACGTTTCTTCCGGACGGAACGAAGAATTGTGAGATGCAAAAAGGATCGAAAACGGTTTGTGCGACCTTAGCTTCCGCTAAAAAGTAA
- a CDS encoding ABC transporter permease: MKSNLFRGSLIFLVTSRYIRGSRVAGLLSLKSRLSFIVMAVGVSLLIVVLSIFNGFQRQVKESLWQGGPHITIENNFDSGDIKNYEKVVAWLSKNPYLKDRIVSIGGSITSHGLIQNSNSFIPIMVRALPVENIQDLIGNRLPNFPRIVHHNREEIMNYNSENQVLIGKEMAGLYNFDLGANLTMAVPGGRFSLGKGVDVSIKTFRTVGFFKTGYYNYDTHYVFLSLPVAQRFFSLKDSVNQIAIKVKSLDDLQNCKREILKEFRDPEFENEIGYSASFGVRTIAEEQENFFTALKLEKTIISIIVFLFIILAALGMVASVYSLVRAKRKSIGVLKALGLPSSGILLIFTLNAMVVGILASIVGGVSGIFIASNLETIVNALSELINMVGFYFYHSEWTNVELVPKDVYYFDHIPVDIDISFIFMVTTAATILSGIAGYFPARWAAGLNPVDTIRND, encoded by the coding sequence ATGAAGTCAAATTTGTTCCGGGGTTCTTTGATATTTCTGGTAACCTCCCGCTATATACGGGGGTCCCGGGTCGCAGGTCTCCTCTCTTTAAAGTCTAGACTTTCGTTTATCGTGATGGCAGTGGGTGTTTCTCTGTTGATCGTCGTCCTATCCATATTCAACGGATTTCAAAGACAAGTAAAAGAATCGCTCTGGCAAGGTGGCCCTCACATTACCATCGAAAATAATTTTGATTCAGGCGATATCAAGAACTATGAAAAGGTAGTCGCTTGGCTGAGTAAGAATCCTTACTTAAAAGATAGAATCGTTTCTATCGGCGGAAGCATAACTAGTCACGGTCTCATTCAGAACAGCAATTCTTTTATTCCCATCATGGTTCGTGCGCTTCCCGTCGAAAACATCCAGGATTTAATCGGAAATCGTCTTCCGAACTTTCCAAGGATCGTTCATCACAATCGTGAAGAGATCATGAATTATAATTCAGAAAATCAAGTCCTGATCGGGAAAGAGATGGCGGGACTTTATAACTTCGATCTTGGAGCAAATCTTACGATGGCTGTACCAGGTGGAAGATTCTCTCTGGGGAAGGGAGTAGACGTTTCGATCAAAACGTTTCGCACCGTTGGTTTTTTTAAGACCGGCTATTATAACTACGATACACACTATGTTTTTCTTTCTCTTCCGGTCGCACAAAGATTCTTCAGCTTAAAAGATTCGGTGAATCAGATTGCGATCAAAGTGAAGTCTTTGGATGATTTGCAAAATTGTAAGAGAGAAATTCTAAAAGAATTCAGAGATCCTGAATTCGAAAACGAGATCGGTTATTCCGCTTCTTTCGGAGTGAGAACGATCGCGGAAGAACAGGAAAACTTTTTCACTGCTCTGAAGCTGGAAAAGACGATCATCTCCATTATTGTTTTCTTATTTATCATTCTCGCCGCGCTCGGGATGGTAGCGAGCGTTTATAGTTTAGTAAGGGCGAAACGAAAATCGATCGGAGTTCTAAAGGCTCTTGGATTGCCTTCTTCCGGCATTCTACTTATCTTTACCTTAAATGCGATGGTGGTTGGAATTCTTGCGTCCATCGTCGGCGGCGTATCCGGTATTTTTATCGCGAGCAATTTGGAGACGATCGTCAACGCACTTTCCGAACTCATCAACATGGTAGGATTTTATTTTTATCATTCCGAATGGACGAACGTAGAATTGGTTCCGAAGGACGTCTACTACTTCGATCATATCCCGGTCGACATAGACATTTCATTTATCTTTATGGTGACGACCGCCGCTACGATTCTTTCGGGGATCGCAGGTTACTTCCCGGCAAGATGGGCCGCCGGACTCAACCCTGTGGACACAATAAGGAACGACTAA
- the dnaE gene encoding DNA polymerase III subunit alpha, giving the protein MQDFAHLHLHTNYSMLDGAIRIKELMQHVKELGMTSVAMTDHGNMFGAVEFYNEATKQGIKPIIGSEFYVSPNRKQETEMVKIADGNAYHLILLAKNEEGYKNLIRLSSKSYTEGFYKKARIDYDLLDRHSEGLVCLTACLAGEVNRKILEGKIDESFQLAGKLHEIFRKEDFYLEIQNHGIPEQMVVAKQIYEFGKKTGIPLVVTNDSHFLKKNDQEAQDILLRIGMQKRITDPMEFGFNGEFYVKSPDEMARIFPEIPEAFHNTLEISNKVNLKLTFGNYLLPEFEVPEGFDADSYLEKLIWEGIERKYPSLTQEIKDRVVFELNTIKNMKFAGYFLIVQDYINYAKRNGIPVGPGRGSAAGSIVAFALGITNVEPLQHNLLFERFLNPDRKDMPDIDTDFCVERREEVINYIRRRYGEERVGQIITFNSLAAKAALKDVARVLNLPFGEANDMTKAFPNKLGMSIAEALNTSSELKNFSEKDDINHKIFAIAQRLEGNYRQPGRHAAGVVISPYPLEEVVPLSTVAEKERPGFRSIVTQYDKNNLESIGLIKMDILGLKNLTTLDHAIKLIEKRRGKRIDLDQISYEDQNTYALLRKANTLGIFQLESTGITDLVAKSQVSNFDEIVALIALYRPGPMGEGMLDEYLDRKSGKKQVTYPHPSCEPILKETFGVPVYQEQVMSISRVVGGFSVGDSDMLRKAMAKKKADLMEKLKVQFVEGAVKQGIQEKVAKDLFEQLERFGGYGFNKSHSVAYAMITYQTAYLKANYTIEYLTALLASDHGKTTDIVKYINNAREMGVRILNPDVSESQTSFSVIDDTTIRFGLSAMKGVGESAGDSIIQAREKAGGFKSIQDFALNIDTRLINKKVFEALIQAGALDSFGYTRKCLFESVDSILTFAQKEQERASEGQFSLFGGNEGSFTLNLPKDALEWEIDEKLKREKAVAGLYLSGHPLDKYEKQLQSLRTIPIEKFDDLKSGTKVEVAGVISSKNVKLSKRNEEFANFKLEDRTGEIECVAFARTYQKYKDFIKEDQAIFIKGDLDKIEIGDAELRGQIKVNSIEILDDATIEERLEKSLHLRLEERHTEDPELIPKLYALLACYKGESPVFFHIVENSEEKRVIRAHDTYSIQPVQELFLRLADLLGDRSVFYSIGEQLKAINKNKIAGNVG; this is encoded by the coding sequence ATGCAGGATTTCGCCCACCTTCATCTGCACACAAACTATTCCATGCTCGACGGAGCAATCCGTATCAAAGAGCTCATGCAACACGTCAAGGAACTCGGCATGACCTCGGTCGCAATGACCGATCACGGAAACATGTTCGGGGCCGTCGAATTTTATAACGAAGCCACAAAACAGGGTATAAAACCGATCATAGGAAGCGAATTCTACGTTTCCCCGAACAGAAAACAGGAAACGGAGATGGTAAAGATCGCGGACGGAAACGCGTATCATCTCATCCTTCTCGCAAAAAACGAAGAAGGTTACAAAAATCTAATACGTCTTTCCAGCAAATCCTACACCGAAGGTTTTTATAAAAAGGCGAGAATCGACTACGATCTTTTAGATCGACACAGCGAAGGCCTTGTTTGTTTGACCGCTTGTCTTGCCGGAGAAGTGAATCGAAAAATCCTAGAAGGAAAGATCGACGAATCATTTCAGCTTGCAGGCAAACTTCATGAAATCTTTCGCAAAGAAGATTTTTATTTGGAGATTCAAAATCACGGAATTCCCGAACAGATGGTCGTAGCAAAACAGATCTACGAATTCGGTAAAAAGACCGGCATTCCTTTGGTAGTCACGAACGATTCTCACTTTCTAAAAAAGAACGACCAAGAAGCTCAAGACATTCTTCTTAGAATCGGGATGCAAAAAAGAATCACCGATCCGATGGAGTTCGGATTCAACGGCGAATTTTACGTAAAAAGTCCGGACGAAATGGCGAGAATTTTTCCCGAAATTCCCGAAGCATTCCACAATACATTAGAAATTAGTAATAAAGTAAATCTTAAACTTACTTTCGGCAACTATCTCCTTCCGGAATTCGAAGTTCCCGAAGGTTTCGACGCCGATTCTTATCTTGAAAAATTAATCTGGGAAGGAATCGAAAGAAAATACCCGAGCCTAACTCAGGAAATCAAAGATCGAGTCGTCTTCGAACTCAACACAATCAAGAATATGAAGTTCGCCGGTTACTTCTTAATTGTTCAAGATTATATCAATTATGCAAAGAGAAACGGAATTCCGGTAGGCCCCGGAAGAGGATCCGCGGCGGGTTCCATAGTCGCATTCGCACTCGGAATCACAAACGTAGAGCCTTTACAACACAATCTTCTCTTCGAGAGATTCTTAAATCCTGATCGTAAGGACATGCCCGACATCGATACCGACTTCTGCGTGGAACGAAGAGAAGAAGTGATCAACTATATCCGCAGACGCTACGGGGAAGAAAGGGTCGGACAAATCATAACGTTCAATTCCCTCGCCGCCAAGGCGGCGCTCAAGGACGTCGCGCGAGTTTTGAATCTTCCTTTCGGAGAAGCCAATGATATGACCAAGGCGTTCCCGAACAAACTGGGAATGTCAATCGCGGAAGCGCTCAATACTTCATCCGAACTCAAAAACTTTTCCGAAAAGGACGACATCAATCATAAAATTTTTGCGATCGCACAAAGGTTGGAAGGAAACTACCGCCAGCCAGGTCGACACGCGGCTGGGGTCGTAATCTCACCGTATCCTTTGGAAGAAGTTGTTCCTCTTTCCACGGTCGCTGAAAAAGAAAGACCCGGTTTTCGATCCATCGTCACTCAATACGATAAGAACAACTTGGAAAGTATCGGGTTGATCAAGATGGATATCTTGGGTCTGAAAAACTTAACGACCTTAGATCACGCGATCAAACTCATCGAAAAACGAAGAGGAAAACGAATCGACCTCGATCAGATTTCATACGAAGATCAGAATACATACGCTCTTCTTCGAAAGGCAAACACACTCGGGATCTTCCAGTTAGAATCCACCGGCATTACGGATCTCGTCGCCAAAAGCCAGGTCAGCAACTTCGACGAAATCGTAGCCTTAATCGCCTTGTATCGTCCCGGTCCGATGGGAGAAGGGATGTTGGACGAATATTTGGATCGTAAGTCCGGGAAAAAACAAGTCACTTATCCCCATCCTTCCTGCGAACCGATTCTAAAAGAAACCTTCGGTGTTCCCGTTTATCAAGAACAGGTGATGAGCATTTCCCGCGTTGTAGGAGGATTCTCCGTTGGTGATTCAGACATGCTTCGAAAGGCCATGGCGAAAAAAAAGGCCGATCTCATGGAGAAGCTTAAAGTCCAGTTCGTTGAAGGCGCGGTAAAACAAGGAATTCAAGAAAAAGTTGCGAAGGATCTTTTCGAACAATTGGAACGATTCGGTGGTTACGGATTCAACAAATCACATTCCGTTGCGTACGCAATGATCACGTATCAAACCGCTTATTTAAAAGCAAATTATACGATCGAGTATCTTACGGCTTTGCTCGCCTCCGATCACGGAAAGACGACCGATATCGTAAAATACATCAATAATGCCCGGGAGATGGGAGTTCGAATTCTCAACCCGGACGTTTCCGAATCTCAGACTTCTTTCAGCGTAATCGACGATACTACGATCCGATTCGGTCTTTCCGCGATGAAAGGCGTCGGCGAATCCGCGGGAGATAGTATTATCCAAGCGAGAGAAAAAGCGGGCGGTTTCAAATCGATCCAGGATTTCGCATTGAACATCGATACAAGGCTGATCAACAAAAAAGTGTTCGAAGCCTTGATTCAAGCCGGCGCGTTGGATTCTTTCGGTTACACTAGAAAATGTCTTTTTGAATCGGTAGATTCGATTCTTACCTTCGCACAAAAGGAACAGGAAAGAGCAAGCGAGGGGCAGTTTTCCCTTTTCGGTGGAAACGAAGGATCGTTTACCCTGAACCTTCCAAAAGACGCGCTCGAATGGGAAATCGATGAAAAGCTCAAAAGAGAGAAGGCGGTCGCAGGTCTTTATCTTTCCGGTCATCCTTTGGATAAATATGAAAAACAGCTCCAAAGTTTAAGAACGATTCCGATCGAGAAGTTCGACGATCTCAAATCGGGAACCAAAGTAGAAGTGGCAGGAGTCATCTCTTCCAAAAACGTAAAACTCAGCAAACGGAATGAAGAATTCGCCAACTTCAAACTCGAAGATAGAACGGGTGAAATCGAATGTGTCGCTTTTGCAAGAACCTATCAGAAGTATAAGGATTTTATAAAGGAAGACCAGGCGATCTTCATCAAAGGCGATCTGGATAAGATTGAAATCGGAGACGCTGAACTTCGCGGTCAGATCAAGGTAAACAGCATCGAAATTCTAGACGATGCAACGATCGAAGAACGATTGGAAAAATCGCTTCATCTTCGTTTGGAAGAAAGACATACGGAAGATCCGGAACTCATTCCTAAACTGTACGCTCTCCTCGCCTGCTACAAAGGAGAATCCCCAGTCTTCTTTCATATCGTTGAAAATTCCGAGGAAAAAAGAGTGATCCGAGCGCACGACACGTATTCGATACAACCGGTTCAGGAACTTTTTTTAAGACTCGCGGATCTCTTGGGAGATCGGTCCGTTTTTTATTCCATCGGAGAACAACTCAAAGCGATTAATAAGAATAAGATCGCGGGAAACGTGGGCTAA
- a CDS encoding LIC_10230 family protein — MKTLLAKILPFIVLLFCLINISFEPVFYDPRDMDSMEALLEGSGRELAPQWGIERGLISKIRLTSKVMEELNEKSIPADAQLDATVDRLNRILLGQKIMLFIYGFLIFLSVTSFLSLYYRAWFYTFLNRSLYLISILPVLMSLQHPIRSISQTPVIGTIASLTVFALTGFLVYMCFAISKVYGKKTSDRFGVLETAQNGEEGEFQSNAGSKISWIPILFHFVIIMVAGIVLGNLVYIPIFLLQKHYSFEFGILLLVLIFFLMLFYIRNYFRMGKSDELSPTGNITLSISYLQFRIIRNTIFIGFSIIGIILFVVLLFTVLSMNTWILDFTSGKSV; from the coding sequence ATGAAAACATTACTCGCTAAGATACTCCCCTTTATCGTTCTATTATTCTGTTTAATTAATATTTCCTTTGAACCCGTCTTTTATGATCCGAGAGATATGGATTCGATGGAAGCACTTCTGGAAGGCTCAGGAAGAGAACTCGCTCCGCAATGGGGAATCGAACGAGGATTGATTTCCAAAATCAGACTCACTTCCAAAGTAATGGAAGAATTGAACGAAAAATCGATTCCCGCCGATGCACAGTTAGACGCGACTGTCGATCGACTGAACAGAATTCTTCTCGGGCAGAAGATTATGTTATTTATTTATGGATTCCTAATATTCCTTTCCGTCACTTCTTTCCTGAGTCTTTACTACAGAGCTTGGTTCTACACTTTTTTAAATCGAAGTCTTTACCTGATTTCGATACTTCCGGTCTTGATGTCCCTTCAACATCCGATTCGGAGTATTTCCCAAACGCCGGTAATAGGCACGATCGCTTCCTTGACTGTGTTCGCATTAACGGGATTTCTCGTTTACATGTGTTTTGCAATTTCTAAAGTTTACGGGAAAAAAACCTCGGATCGATTCGGCGTTTTAGAAACGGCCCAAAACGGAGAAGAAGGAGAATTTCAATCGAACGCCGGTTCAAAAATTTCTTGGATTCCAATATTATTCCACTTTGTGATCATCATGGTTGCTGGGATCGTCTTGGGAAATCTCGTTTATATCCCGATTTTTCTTCTTCAAAAACACTACTCTTTTGAATTCGGAATCTTATTGTTGGTTCTGATTTTCTTTCTGATGCTCTTCTACATTCGCAATTATTTTAGAATGGGAAAAAGCGACGAACTTTCTCCCACAGGAAACATTACTCTTTCCATCAGTTATCTTCAGTTTAGAATCATCAGAAATACGATTTTTATCGGCTTTTCGATCATCGGGATTATCCTTTTTGTCGTGCTTTTATTTACTGTGCTTTCGATGAATACGTGGATCTTGGATTTTACTTCCGGAAAGTCGGTTTAG
- a CDS encoding ATP--guanido phosphotransferase has translation MLSETCLHCGTNRLIWNERGKIGCIHCLKIFRREYRAHLREEKIDFSSRYLKGSESEKIGRFESLSENEKIRTLDRMAPPFTFRFRISRNLTGRIYPATSGVPTQFLKTFLKERMEVDPAFLQSKDLPKRIPWGEGNLFSGDEDHIRWETLSHSVGDLFKRIESSPLEKMENQNFFDFDEELGYVTSCPTNAGLGTKISLKFSTKLWEKDGVPTFKVPGFLEFYLENSSEFAVFYLKNFAYSQKNSFLNLVYYLALQVEPGF, from the coding sequence ATGTTGTCGGAAACCTGCCTGCACTGCGGAACCAATCGTTTGATCTGGAACGAACGAGGGAAGATTGGTTGTATTCATTGTCTAAAGATTTTTCGAAGGGAATATCGCGCCCATCTTCGAGAGGAGAAAATCGATTTTTCTTCTCGATACCTCAAAGGCTCCGAGTCGGAGAAAATCGGCCGCTTCGAGTCACTTTCCGAGAATGAAAAGATTCGAACTCTCGATCGAATGGCTCCCCCATTTACCTTTCGTTTTAGAATCAGCCGAAACCTTACAGGCAGAATTTACCCTGCGACCTCCGGAGTTCCGACTCAATTCCTAAAAACATTCTTAAAGGAAAGAATGGAAGTTGATCCGGCATTTCTCCAATCCAAGGATCTTCCGAAGAGGATTCCCTGGGGAGAGGGAAATCTGTTTTCCGGAGACGAAGATCATATTCGTTGGGAAACTCTCTCCCATTCTGTAGGAGATTTGTTCAAGAGAATCGAAAGTTCTCCTCTGGAAAAAATGGAGAATCAAAACTTTTTTGATTTCGATGAAGAATTGGGTTATGTCACTTCTTGCCCGACAAATGCAGGGTTGGGAACGAAAATCAGCCTGAAATTTTCCACAAAACTCTGGGAAAAAGATGGAGTTCCTACTTTTAAGGTCCCCGGTTTTTTGGAGTTTTACCTTGAAAATTCTTCAGAATTCGCCGTTTTTTATCTGAAAAATTTTGCTTATTCTCAAAAAAATTCCTTTTTAAATTTAGTTTATTATTTAGCCTTACAGGTGGAACCGGGGTTTTAG
- a CDS encoding ParA family protein, with the protein MKQILCIANQKGGVGKTTTAVHLAFGLAQKGERVLLLDLDAQGNATSVFPEKKPSSSSPDEGREKSIYRIFRDGGNPTDVLISTRMETLKLAPSHPSLAEVDVMLSGKIDGFFQLRDALETIKDDFDYVIIDCPPSLSMITLNAFVASTGLLVPLQVSKFSLDGIEAILEAHKNTVKRFNPSLKVLGAVLTMFNPRTTLSQTLEPMIEPYLKLFSSRIPPSVSVEEAHMLKQTLFEYQPKGKASKCYQGLVEEVLALG; encoded by the coding sequence ATGAAACAGATCCTCTGTATAGCAAACCAGAAAGGCGGAGTAGGAAAGACGACTACGGCGGTTCATCTTGCCTTCGGTCTCGCGCAGAAAGGAGAACGAGTTCTTCTTTTGGATTTGGATGCTCAGGGAAATGCGACTTCCGTTTTTCCGGAGAAAAAACCGTCCTCTTCTTCGCCCGATGAGGGAAGAGAAAAAAGTATCTATAGAATTTTCCGAGACGGCGGAAATCCAACGGACGTTTTGATTTCTACAAGAATGGAAACGTTGAAACTCGCTCCTTCTCATCCTTCGCTCGCGGAAGTGGACGTGATGCTTTCGGGAAAGATCGACGGATTCTTCCAGCTTCGGGACGCATTAGAAACGATCAAAGACGATTTCGATTACGTCATCATCGATTGTCCTCCGAGTCTTTCCATGATCACCTTGAATGCGTTTGTCGCATCCACCGGACTTCTGGTTCCTCTTCAGGTTTCCAAATTCTCCTTGGATGGAATCGAAGCGATCTTAGAGGCTCATAAGAATACGGTAAAGCGATTCAATCCTTCTTTGAAAGTTTTGGGCGCGGTTTTAACGATGTTCAATCCTAGGACGACGCTCTCTCAAACTTTGGAACCGATGATCGAACCTTATTTGAAATTATTCTCTTCTAGAATTCCTCCTTCGGTGAGTGTGGAAGAAGCTCACATGCTGAAACAAACCCTTTTCGAATACCAACCGAAGGGAAAGGCTTCCAAATGTTATCAAGGTTTGGTCGAAGAGGTTCTCGCTCTTGGCTAA
- a CDS encoding ABC transporter ATP-binding protein, whose amino-acid sequence MSLIQVRNLVKNYHILDKEFKILDHLDLDVEEGEIVSVEGKSGIGKSTLLNILGSMDTYDSGEVSVCGVSLDQISEIGKEKFRAEKVSFIFQHHLLLPDFTALENVSIPLLINGVQPGKARQLSTEMLDRVGLKDRHDNFPSQLSGGESARVGVARALVAGKKLVLADEPTGNLDRENSRNLMALILELQKEFRFSMVIVTHDMELAALAHRRNTMAGGKLQPIT is encoded by the coding sequence GTGAGTCTCATACAAGTAAGAAATTTAGTAAAAAATTATCATATCCTGGATAAGGAATTTAAGATTCTGGATCATTTGGATCTGGACGTTGAGGAAGGAGAAATCGTTTCCGTGGAAGGAAAATCCGGAATCGGAAAATCCACTCTTCTCAACATTCTTGGTTCGATGGATACCTATGATTCGGGAGAAGTGAGTGTTTGCGGAGTTTCCTTGGATCAAATCTCCGAAATTGGAAAGGAGAAGTTTCGAGCTGAGAAAGTTTCTTTTATCTTTCAACACCATCTTCTTCTTCCGGACTTTACCGCACTGGAAAACGTAAGTATTCCTCTTTTGATCAACGGAGTTCAACCTGGAAAGGCAAGACAACTTTCGACTGAGATGTTGGATCGGGTCGGATTAAAAGACCGTCATGATAACTTTCCTTCTCAATTATCGGGAGGGGAAAGTGCGAGAGTCGGCGTAGCAAGAGCGTTAGTCGCCGGAAAGAAACTTGTTCTCGCGGATGAGCCGACCGGGAATTTGGATCGTGAAAATTCTCGGAATCTGATGGCGTTGATCTTAGAACTTCAAAAGGAATTCCGTTTTTCCATGGTGATCGTGACGCACGATATGGAGCTCGCCGCTCTGGCTCATCGAAGAAACACGATGGCCGGCGGAAAATTACAACCGATCACTTAG